A window of Lepus europaeus isolate LE1 chromosome 11, mLepTim1.pri, whole genome shotgun sequence contains these coding sequences:
- the CSPG4 gene encoding chondroitin sulfate proteoglycan 4, with amino-acid sequence MWARPTAAASFFGESHLEVPVATALTDINLQLRFSTTQPEALLLLAAGQADHLLLQLHSGRLQVRLALGQEELRLQTPAEPLLSDSEPHTVALAVSDDWATLSVDGHLNTSAPMPGAPLEVPYGLFVGGTGSLSLPYLLGASQPLRGCLLEATLNGRSLLRPLTPDVPEGCAEELAAGADVALGFPGPGSLATFPAWSTRDRGSLAFTLTTRSRHAPLAFQAGGQPGEFIYVDVFEGHLRAVVERSQGTMLLHNSVPVADGQPHEVSVHLDGQRLEISVDQYPTRTSNRGMPSSLEPRGGLLLGGLDAEASRHLREHRLGLAPGPADASLLGCLEDLSVNGQRFGLREALLTRGMAAGCRLDEEDEYEEDAYGPYEALSTQAPEAWPAAQLPEPCAPEPGLPPVFANFTQLLTVSPLVVAEGGTAWLEWRHLQPTLDLTQAELRRSQVLFSVSRGPRHGELQLDVPGARARKMFTLLDVVNRKARFVHDGSEAPADQLVLEVSVTARAPVPSCLRRGQTYVLPVRVDPVNDPPRVVFPHGDRMVLLEHTQKPLGPDVVQAYDPDSACDGLTFQLLGAPAGGLPVERRDAPGQPAAEFSCRELEAGGVVYVHRGGPAQDLTLRVSDGLQAGPPATLRVVAVRPVLRVRHSTGLHLAQGSAAPLLPANLSVDTNAVGQDVSVLFRVTGALRLGEVQRRGAGGLEGTEWRATRAFHQHDVEQGRVRYLSTDPRRHDADTNEDLALEVQVGQETLSNLSFPVTVQPARVWMRRLEPLHTRNAQPEALTEAHLEAALDEEDPAAAAFHYELVQAPRKGNLQLQGARLSDGQGFSQDDLRAGRVTYEAAARASEAAEDSFRFRVTAAPHASPVYTFPIHIGGDPDAPVLTNVLLPVAEGGEAVLSADHLFVRSLQGAGYLFEVVERPRHGRLAWRGAAGPDVTAFTNEDLLRGRLVYQHDGSESTEDDVPFVATRQGEGSGAGAAGWEEVRGVLRVAVQPVNDHAPVQTVSRVFHVARGGQRLLTTDDVAFSDADSGFSDAQLVLTRKDLLFGSIVAADEPSRPIYRFTQEDLRRGRVLFLHSGADHGWLQLQVSDGQHQATAVLEVQASEPYLHMANGSGLLVPQGGQATVDTAALRLDTNLDIRSGDEVHYVLTAGPRWGQLLRAGLPAGAFSQQDVLDGVLVYRHNGSLSPHDALTFSVAAGSVQAEATLPVTIALESPPPPLRLVRHQKIYVFQGEAAEIPRDRLAAAQEAVAPADIVFSVKSPPLAGYLVEVSPGSPPGLDPVQNFSQEAVDAGRVLYLHSRPEAWQDAFSLDVASGLGALLEGVRVELEVLPKAIPLEAQNFSVAEGGAHTLAPPLLRITGPYFPSVPGLLLQVLVPPRHGTLQREDGPQGRPLGAFSWREVEERQIRYVHDGSETPMDSFVLVANASEMGRQSHPVTVTVTVLPVNDQPPVLTANTGLQMWEGATVPIPAEALRGTDGDSAPQDLVYAIEQPSNGRVALRAAPGVEVHSFSQAQLDAGLVLFTHTGALDGGFHFALSDGQHISPGHFFRVTAQKRALLSLDGSRTVTVCPGSVQPLSSRNLKASSSTGADPHALLFEVLAGPELGRLLHSRQGSAGDALVNFTQAEVYAGEVLYEHEMPPEPFWEAHDALELRLSSPPAPDVAATLAVTVSFAAACPQRASRLWKNEGLWVPEGQQARITVAALDASNFLASVPSAQRPEHDVLFQVTQFPTRGQLLLSEEPLHAGQPHFLQSQLAAGQLLYAHGGSGTQQDGFRFRAHLQGPAGAPVAGPHTSEAFPITVRDVNERPPQPQASVPLRLTRGSRAPISRAQLSVVDPDSAPGELQYQVQRAPRNGFLSLAGGGPGPVTRFSQADVDAGRLVFVANGSSVVGVFQLSVSDGASPPLPVSLSVDVLPSAMEVQLRAPLEVPQALGRSALSRQQLQAVSDREEPDAAYSLTQAPRHGHLLVAGQPASAFSQRQVDQGDVVFAFTNFSSPHDHFAVLAQARGVNASAMVNVTVRALLRVGAAGPWPQGATLRLDPAVLDASELANRTGSVPRFRLLEGPRHGRVVRVAQARTEPVEQFTQQDLQDGRLGLEIARSPGPAGDSLTLELWAPGVPPAVASLDFATEPYDAARSYRAFLLRVPEAARTEAGEPGRGPPTGQPGPAASSPVPAVARGGFLGFVQNNMFSIIVPLCLVLLLLALILPLLFYLRKRNKTGKHDVQVLAAEPRNGLAGDTETFRKVEPGQAIPLVAVPGQGPPPGGQADPELLQFCRTPNPALKNGQYWV; translated from the exons ATGTGGGCCAGACCCACAGCCGCAG ccTCCTTCTTCGGTGAGAGCCACCTGGAGGTGCCTGTGGCCACAGCCCTGACCGACATCAACCTGCAGCTGCGCTTCTCCACCACGCAGCCTGAAGCCCTGCTCCTGCTGGCCGCCGGCCAGGCCGaccacctgctgctgcagctccacTCCGGCCGCCTGCAG GTCAGACTCGCCCTGGGCCAGGAGGAGCTGAGGCTACAGACCCCGGCAGAGCCGCTGCTCAGTGACTCCGAGCCCCACACGGTGGCGCTGGCTGTGTCGGACGACTGGGCCACGCTGTCCGTGGACGGACACTTGAACACCTCCGCCCCCATGCCGGGAGCCCCCCTGGAGGTCCCCTATGGGCTGTTCGTGGGCGGCACCGGGAGCCTGAGCCTGCCCTACCTGCTGGGTGCCAGCCAGCCCCTGCGTGGCTGCCTGCTCGAAGCCACCCTCAACGGGCGCAGCCTCCTGCGGCCGCTGACGCCGGACGTGCCCGAGGGCTGTGCTGAGGAGCTCGCGGCCGGTGCCGACGTGGCACTGGGCTTCCCGGGGCCCGGCTCGCTGGCCACCTTCCCCGCCTGGAGCACGCGGGACCGCGGCAGCCTGGCATTCACGCTGACCACGCGCAGCCGCCACGCACCCCTGGCCTTCCAGGCCGGGGGCCAGCCGGGGGAATTCATCTACGTGGACGTCTTCGAGGGCCACCTGCGCGCCGTCGTCGAGAGGAGCCAGGGCACCATGCTGCTGCACAACAGCGTGCCCGTGGCCGACGGGCAGCCCCACGAGGTCAGCGTCCACCTTGACGGCCAGCGGCTGGAGATCTCCGTGGACCAGTACCCCACGCGCACCTCCAACCGCGGGATGCCCAGCTCCCTGGAGCCCCGAGGCGGCCTCCTCCTCGGGGGGCTGGACGCAGAGGCCTCGCGGCACCTCCGGGAGCACCGCCTGGGCCTGGCGCCCGGGCCGGCCGACGCCTCCCTGCTGGGGTGCCTGGAGGACCTGAGCGTCAACGGGCAGCGGTTTGGGCTGCGGGAGGCCCTGCTGACCCGCGGCATGGCGGCCGGCTGCAGGCTGGACGAAGAGGACGAGTACGAAGAGGATGCTTACGGCCCCTACGAAGCGCTGTCCACCCAGGCTCCCGAGGCCTGGCCGGCCGCGCAGCTGCCCGAGCCGTGCGCGCCGGAGCCGGGGCTGCCGCCAGTGTTCGCCAACTTCACGCAGCTGCTGACCGTGAGCCCTCTGGTGGTGGCCGAGGGCGGCACGGCCTGGCTCGAGTGGCGGCACCTGCAGCCCACGCTGGACCTGACCCAGGCCGAGCTGCGCAGGTCCCAGGTGCTGTTCAGCGTGAGCCGGGGGCCGCGGCACGGCGAGCTGCAGCTGGACGTCCCGGGCGCGCGGGCGCGCAAGATGTTCACGCTCCTGGACGTGGTGAACCGCAAGGCGCGCTTCGTGCACGACGGCTCCGAGGCGCCCGCCGACCAGCTGGTGCTAGAGGTGTCGGTGACGGCGCGCGCGCCTGTGCCGTCCTGCTTGCGCAGGGGTCAGACGTACGTGCTGCCCGTGCGCGTCGACCCCGTCAACGACCCGCCCCGCGTCGTCTTCCCGCACGGCGACCGCATGGTGCTGCTGGAGCACACGCAGAAGCCGCTGGGGCCCGACGTGGTCCAGGCCTACGACCCGGACTCGGCCTGCGACGGCCTCACCTTTCAGCTCCTTGGCGCCCCGGCCGGCGGCCTCCCGGTGGAGCGGCGGGATGCGCCGGGCCAGCCGGCCGCCGAGTTCTCCTGCCGCGAGCTCGAGGCGGGCGGCGTGGTCTATGTGCACCGCGGCGGCCCCGCGCAGGACCTCACGCTGCGGGTCAGCGACGGGCTGCAGGCCGGCCCGCCGGCCACGCTGCGGGTGGTGGCCGTGCGGCCGGTCCTCCgcgtgcgccacagcaccgggctgCACCTGGCGCAGGGCTCGGCCGCGCCGCTGCTGCCCGCCAACCTCTCGGTGGATACCAACGCCGTGGGGCAGGACGTGAGCGTGCTGTTCCGCGTCACGGGCGCCCTGCGGCTGGGCGAGGTGCAGAGGCGCGGCGCGGGCGGGCTGGAGGGCACCGAGTGGCGGGCCACGCGCGCCTTCCACCAGCACGACGTGGAGCAGGGCCGCGTGCGCTACCTGAGCACCGACCCGCGGCGCCACGACGCTGACACCAACGAGGACctggccctggaggtgcaggtggGCCAGGAGACCCTGAGCAACCTCTCCTTCCCCGTGACGGTGCAGCCGGCGCGGGTCTGGATGCGGCGGCTGGAGCCTCTGCACACGCGCAACGCGCAGCCGGAAGCGCTCACCGAGGCACACCTGGAGGCCGCCCTGGACGAGGAggaccccgccgccgccgccttccaCTACGAGCTAGTCCAGGCGCCCAGGAAAGGGAACCTGCAGCTGCAGGGCGCCAGGCTCTCCGATGGCCAGGGCTTCTCCCAGGACGACCTGCGGGCCGGCCGCGTCACCTACGAGGCGGCGGCCCGCGCCTCCGAGGCGGCCGAGGACTCCTTCCGCTTCCGAGTGACCGCCGCGCCGCACGCGTCTCCCGTCTACACCTTCCCCATCCACATTGGCGGCGACCCCGACGCGCCCGTGCTCACCAACGTGCTGCTGCCCGTGGCCGAGGGCGGCGAGGCCGTGCTGTCGGCCGACCACCTGTTCGTGCGCAGCCTGCAGGGCGCCGGCTACCTGTTCGAGGTGGTGGAGCGGCCGCGCCACGGGCGCCTGGCCTGGCGCGGGGCCGCGGGCCCGGACGTGACGGCGTTCACCAACGAGGACCTGCTGCGCGGCCGGCTGGTCTACCAGCACGACGGCTCCGAGAGCACGGAGGACGACGTCCCTTTTGTGGCCACGCGCCAGGGCGAGGGCAGCGgcgccggcgccgcgggctgGGAGGAGGTGCGCGGCGTGCTCCGCGTGGCCGTGCAGCCCGTCAACGACCACGCGCCCGTGCAGACCGTCAGCCGCGTGTTCCACGTGGCCCGGGGCGGCCAGCGCCTGCTGACCACCGACGACGTGGCCTTCAGCGACGCCGACTCGGGCTTCTCGGACGCCCAGCTCGTGCTGACCCGCAAGGACCTCCTGTTCGGCAGCATCGTGGCCGCCGACGAGCCCTCGCGACCCATCTACCGCTTCACCCAGGAGGACCTGCGCAGGGGCCGGGTCCTGTTCCTGCACTCGGGCGCCGACCACGGCTGGCTGCAGCTGCAGGTGTCTGACGGGCAGCACCAGGCCACGGCGGTGCTGGAGGTGCAGGCCTCGGAGCCCTACCTCCACATGGCCAACGGCTCCGGCCTGCTGGTGCCGCAGGGCGGCCAGGCCACCGTCGACACAGCCGCGCTCCGCCTGGACACCAACCTGGACATCCGCAGTGGGGACGAGGTACACTACGTCCTCACGGCCGGCCCtcgctgggggcagctgctgcgggCGGGCCTGCCCGCCGGAGCCTTCTCCCAGCAGGACGTGCTGGACGGGGTGCTGGTCTACAGACACAACGGCAGCCTCAGCCCCCACGACGCCCTGACCTTCTCGGTGGCAGCGGGGTCGGTGCAGGCGGAGGCCACACTGCCCGTGACCATTGCCCTGgagagcccccctcccccgctgcggctggtgcggcACCAGAAGATCTACGTCTTCCAGGGAGAGGCCGCTGAGATCCCCCGCGACCGCCTGGCG GCAGCCCAGGAGGCCGTGGCGCCGGCAGACATCGTGTTCTCGGTGAAGAGCCCCCCGCTGGCCGGCTACCTGGTGGAGGTGTCCCCTGGCAGCCCGCCCGGCCTGGACCCGGTGCAGAACTTCTCTCAGGAGGCGGTGGACGCCGGCCGGGTCCTGTACCTGCACTCCCGCCCCGAGGCCTGGCAGGACGCCTTCTCCCTGGACGTGGCCTCGGGCCTGGGCGCCCTGCTGGAGGGCGTCCGCGTGGAGCTGGAGGTGCTGCCCAAGGCCATCCCCCTGGAGGCGCAAAACTTCAGCGTCGCCGAGGGCGGTGCCCACACCCTGGCCCCGCCGCTGCTCCGCATCACCGGCCCTTACTTCCCCTCGGTGCCCGGCCTCCTCCTGCAGGTGCTGGTGCCGCCCCGCCACGGGACCCTGCAGAGGGAGGACGGGCCTCAAGGGAGGCCTCTCGGGGCCTTCTCCTGGAGAGAG GTGGAGGAGCGGCAGATCCGCTACGTGCATGATGGGAGCGAGACGCCGATGGACAGCTTCGTCCTGGTGGCTAACGCCTCGGAGATGGGCCGCCAGAGCCACCcagtcactgtcactgtcaccgTCCTGCCCGTTAACGACCAGCCACCTGTCCTCACGGCAAACACGGGCCTACAG ATGTGGGAGGGGGCCACCGTGCCCATCCCCGCCGAGGCCCTCAGAGGCACGGACGGTGACTCGGCGCCCCAGGACCTGGTCTACGCCATTGAGCAGCCCAGCAACGGGAGGGTGGCGCTGCGGGCGGCGCCGGGCGTGGAGGTACACAGCTTCTCACAGGCACAGCTGGACGCGGGGCTGGTGCTcttcacacacacag GCGCCCTGGACGGCGGCTTCCACTTCGCCCTGTCCGACGGCCAGCACATCTCCCCTGGGCACTTCTTCCGAGTGACGGCGCAGAAGCGGGCGCTGCTCTCGCTGGACGGCAGCCGGACGGTGACCGTGTGCCCAG GGTCGGTCCAGCCGCTGAGCAGCCGGAACCTGAAGGCCAGCTCCAGCACCGGTGCCGACCCGCACGCGCTGCTCTTTGAGGTGCTCGCGGGCCCCGAGCtgggccggctgctccactcccggcAGGGCAGCGCCGGGGACGCCCTGGTGAACTTCACACAGGCAGAG GTATACGCCGGGGAGGTTCTGTATGAGCACGAGATGCCCCCAGAGCCCTTCTGGGAGGCCCACGACGCCCTCGAGCTCCGGCtgtcctctccccctgcccctgatGTGGCCGCCACGCTGGCGGTGACCGTGTCTTTCGCGGCTGCCTGTCCCCAGCGCGCCAGCCGTCTCTGGAAGAATGAAG GTCTCTGGGTCCCCGAGGGCCAGCAGGCCAGGATCACAGTAGCCGCCCTGGACGCGTCCAACTTCCTGGCCAGCGTTCCGTCCGCCCAGCGCCCCGAGCACGACGTGCTCTTCCAGGTCACGCAGTTCCCCACGCGGGGCCAGCTCCTGCTGTCCGAGGAGCCGCTGCACGCCGGGCAGCCCCACTTCCTGCAGTCCCAGCTGGCCGCGGGGCAGCTGCTGTATGCCCACGGAGGCAGCGGCACGCAGCAGGACGGCTTCCGCTTCCGCGCCCACCTGCAGGGGCCGGCGGGGGCACCCGTGGCCGGGCCGCACACCTCCGAGGCCTTCCCCATCACCGTGCGCGACGTGAATGAGCGGCCgccacagccccaggcctccGTGCCGCTCCGGCTCACCCGCGGCTCCCGCGCCCCCATCTCCCGGGCCCAGCTGAGCGTGGTGGACCCGGACTCGGCACCGGGGGAGCTGCAGTACCAGGTGCAGCGGGCGCCCCGCAATGGGTTCCTGAGCCTGGCAGGGGGCGGCCCGGGGCCAGTGACCCGCTTCTCTCAGGCGGACGTGGACGCAGGGCGGCTGGTCTTCGTGGCCAACGGGAGCAGCGTGGTGGGCGTCTTCCAGCTGAGCGTGTCTGACGGGGCCAGCCCACCCCTGCCCGTGTCCCTGTCCGTGGACGTGTTGCCGTCCGCCATGGAGGTGCAGCTGCGGGCACCCCTGGAggtgccccaggccctgggccgcTCCGCCCTGAGCCGGCAGCAGCTCCAGGCGGTGTCAGACCGGGAGGAGCCGGACGCAGCTTACTCCCTGACCCAGGCGCCACGGCACGGGCACCTGCTGGTGGCCGGCCAGCCAGCCTCAGCCTTCAGCCAGCGCCAGGTGGACCAGGGGGACGTGGTCTTCGCCTTCACCAACTTCTCCTCCCCCCACGACCACTTTGCCGTGCTGGCCCAGGCCCGGGGGGTCAACGCGTCGGCCATGGTGAACGTGACCGTGAGGGCACTGCTGCGTGTGGGGGCGGCGGGGCCTTGGCCCCAGGGAGCCACCCTGCGCCTGGACCCCGCTGTGCTGGATGCCAGTGAGCTGGCCAACCGCACCGGCAGCGTACCCCGCTTCCGGCTCCTGGAGGGGCCCCGGCACGGCCGCGTGGTGCGTGTGGCGCAAGCCAGGACGGAGCCCGTGGAGCAGTTCACACAGCAAGACCTTCAAGACGGGCGGCTGGGGCTGGAGATAGCCAGGTCCCCGGGCCCCGCCGGCGACAGCCTCACGCTGGAGCTGTGGGCGCCGGGCGTCCCACCTGCCGTGGCCTCACTGGACTTTGCCACGGAGCCTTATGACGCCGCCCGGTCCTACCGCGCCTTCCTGCTCAGGGTCCCCGAGGCTGCTCGGACAGAAGCTGGAGAGCCGGGCCGCGGCCCACCCACAGGCCAGCCAGGCCCCGCAGCGTCCAGCCCGGTGCCCGCGGTGGCCCGGGGCGGCTTCCTGGGCTTCGTGCAGAACAACATGTTCAGCATCATCGTTCCCCTGTGCCTcgtcctgctgctgctggcgctcATCCTGCCGCTGCTCTTCTACCTCCGTAAGCGCAACAAGACGGGCAAACACGACGTCCAGGTCCTCGCTGCCGAGCCCCGCAATGGCCTGGCCGGCGACACCGAGACCTTCCGCAAGGTGGAGCCGGGCCAGGCCATCCCGCTCGTGGCCGTGCCTGGCCAGGGGCCCCCGCCGGGCGGCCAGGCGGACCCAGAGCTGCTGCAGTTCTGCCGGACACCCAACCCTGCCCTCAAGAACGGCCAGTACTGGGTGTGA
- the CIMAP1C gene encoding protein CIMAP1C, with translation MKPCKGAGSFAQQPKKKAPPPARQGVKQTPVVLARIKGPGPAQYLRPSCTGYLDHDASMFREPVYTLHTRHSEKRVTDGCSPGPGYSLDPRITRFGMSSCPQVPMAGRICNLRLSPTPAPCHYQCDQGPPLGERRAPQYAFGQRCPYRVMDPNPAPNRYQLPLSLGPHTPVYRAAPCYSLAALDKNWFYKEDVAGGPGPAVHARPEPSTYQKRSPVYSMAGRFAYPLDHTSRPGPGSHEVQQVTVHKPRTPAYSMGVRHSAHLCPLVVDIRD, from the exons ATGAAGCCGTGTAAGGGGGCCGGGAGCTTTGCGCAGCAGCCAAAGAAGAAGGCGCCGCCGCCCGCGCGGCAGGGGGTGAAGCAGACCCCCGTGGTGTTGGCCAGGATCAAAG GCCCGGGGCCCGCCCAGTACCTGCGGCCGTCCTGCACGGGCTACCTGGACCACGACGCCTCCATGTTCCGAGAGCCAGTGTACACGCTGCACACCCGGCACTCGGAGAAGC GGGTCACGGACGGGTGCAGCCCTGGGCCCGGCTATTCCTTGGATCCCAGAATAACTCGGTTTGGAATGTCCAGCTGCCCGCAGGTCCCCATGGCGGGGCGTATCTGCAACCTGC GCTTGAGCCCCACCCCAGCGCCTTGCCACTATCAGTGTGACCAGGGCCCCCCGCTGGGGGAACGCAGGGCTCCTCAGTATGCTTTCGGCCAGCGGTGCCCGTACCGAGTGATGGACCCCAACCCGGCTCCCAACCGGTACCAGCTGCCCCTCTCGCTGGGGCCCCACACCCCCGTGTACCGGGCTGCACCCTGCTACAGCCTGGCTGCCCTGGACAAGAACTGGTTCTACAAGGAGGATGTGGCGGGAGGCCCCGGGCCCGCCGTGCACGCCCGGCCCGAGCCGTCCACCTACCAGAAGCGCAGCCCCGTCTACAGCATGGCCGGGCGCTTCGCCTACCCGCTGGACCACACGTCCCGGCCGGGCCCCGGCTCCCACGAGGTGCAGCAGGTGACCGTGCACAAGCCCCGCACGCCGGCCTACAGCATGGGCGTGCGGCACTCGGCCCACCTGTGCCCCCTAGTGGTGGACATCCGCGACTGA